A genomic segment from bacterium encodes:
- the nth gene encoding endonuclease III → MSFRQFAQDFTKTESLLEKKKRALKVIKFLKNKFPEAKIALNFENPVQLLVAVILSAQCTDKKVNQVTENIFKKYKTTKDFSKLTQTQLEKLIHSCGFYRAKTKNILGAVKLVESKFGGKVPNTMLEILTLPGVARKTANVVLGNAYNVVDGIAVDTHMIRINQKLGFTKESNPVKIEKDLMQIIPKNEWFSYTYRIINYGRAVCPARHKKCECELYKIKPSYAPPSHKASQGRGKATKGK, encoded by the coding sequence ATGAGTTTTAGACAATTTGCACAAGATTTTACAAAAACCGAATCGCTTTTAGAAAAGAAAAAACGGGCGCTTAAGGTTATAAAATTTTTAAAGAATAAATTTCCCGAAGCTAAAATTGCCTTAAATTTTGAAAATCCTGTTCAACTTTTGGTGGCAGTTATTCTTTCGGCGCAATGCACAGATAAAAAAGTAAACCAAGTTACAGAAAATATATTTAAGAAATATAAAACCACTAAGGATTTTTCCAAACTAACTCAAACGCAACTAGAAAAACTAATTCATTCGTGCGGTTTTTATCGCGCCAAAACTAAAAATATACTTGGCGCGGTTAAGCTTGTTGAATCTAAATTTGGTGGCAAAGTTCCAAATACAATGCTAGAAATTCTCACCTTGCCCGGGGTAGCCCGAAAAACCGCTAACGTGGTTTTGGGGAATGCCTACAATGTTGTTGATGGTATAGCTGTGGATACGCATATGATACGTATAAATCAAAAACTTGGATTCACAAAGGAATCCAATCCAGTCAAAATAGAAAAAGACTTAATGCAAATAATTCCTAAAAACGAATGGTTTAGTTATACTTATAGAATAATAAACTATGGTCGCGCTGTTTGCCCAGCACGGCATAAAAAGTGTGAATGCGAACTTTATAAAATCAAACCCTCCTACGCCCCTCCTTCGCACAAGGCTTCGCAAGGGCGCGGCAAGGCTACGAAGGGCAAGTAA
- a CDS encoding nucleoside monophosphate kinase produces MNNSSFPIFKTKVSGVKQVFKLEDPADRQKYFKLKAGEDIKKIQKYLKKNTFVGFLLGKKNSGKGTYTKLFMEAVGSDKVAHISIGDIVRSVHKELGDKTKKKELIEFLKRRYRGPITVEKALEIILGRDTKSLLPTEVILALVERQISMLKGKAIFIDGFPRDLDQISYSLYFRALMGYRDDPDFFVFINVPESVMDERIKFRVICSKCQTPRNIRVLATKEVGYDEKTKQFYLICDDVGCNGGRMVPKEGDSLGIEAIRDRIEVDDKVMKTLVGLNGITKIYLRNSVPVDSAKKFVDDYEITPCYRYELDKSSNKVKTIQETWTIKDDAGEKSYSLLPATVAVGLIKQVSKVLGL; encoded by the coding sequence ATGAATAATTCTTCTTTCCCGATTTTTAAAACAAAAGTCAGTGGTGTTAAGCAAGTTTTTAAGCTAGAGGACCCAGCCGATCGCCAAAAATATTTTAAGTTAAAAGCTGGCGAAGATATTAAAAAAATACAAAAATATTTAAAGAAGAATACCTTCGTAGGTTTTTTACTAGGCAAAAAGAATTCTGGTAAAGGCACTTATACTAAACTTTTTATGGAAGCGGTTGGCAGCGACAAAGTTGCCCATATTTCTATAGGCGATATTGTGCGCAGTGTTCACAAAGAATTGGGCGATAAAACTAAAAAGAAAGAACTTATTGAATTTTTAAAGAGACGTTATAGAGGGCCGATTACAGTGGAAAAGGCATTGGAAATTATTTTAGGCCGCGATACTAAATCGCTTTTGCCTACAGAAGTTATTCTGGCTTTAGTAGAGCGTCAAATTAGTATGCTAAAAGGCAAAGCCATCTTTATAGATGGTTTCCCTCGCGATTTAGATCAAATTTCCTATTCTCTTTATTTTAGAGCCTTGATGGGCTATCGCGACGACCCCGATTTTTTTGTGTTTATAAACGTTCCAGAGTCTGTGATGGACGAGCGCATAAAATTTAGAGTAATTTGCTCTAAGTGCCAGACGCCCCGCAATATTAGGGTTCTTGCTACAAAAGAAGTTGGTTATGACGAAAAAACAAAACAATTTTATTTAATTTGTGATGACGTCGGTTGTAATGGAGGCAGAATGGTGCCTAAGGAGGGTGATAGTTTAGGCATTGAAGCAATTAGAGACCGAATAGAAGTTGACGATAAAGTTATGAAAACTCTGGTGGGATTAAATGGCATTACTAAAATTTATTTACGAAATTCTGTGCCAGTTGATTCAGCTAAAAAGTTTGTAGATGATTATGAAATTACACCATGTTATCGTTACGAACTGGATAAATCTTCAAATAAAGTAAAGACAATCCAAGAAACGTGGACAATTAAAGATGATGCTGGAGAAAAATCTTACAGTTTATTGCCAGCAACTGTGGCGGTGGGGCTTATAAAACAGGTGTCAAAAGTTTTAGGTTTATAA
- a CDS encoding MBL fold metallo-hydrolase — MIHLTKSFVLGILIFLTVLIFWFVLEKENQKAQVIFLDVGQGDSQLIVLPSDIQILIDGGPSAGVSAKISRYMPFYDKDIELVILSHPHADHLRGLVSILKDYNVKNFMLAGANYESKVYADFLAVLKLEGSKIYLAQAGDTVSFVQHQVLDKNVQNLILHILAPVKETLGVNFKGIHESMIVSELNLGHKKFLLTGDMDEVLEKELIKSNIVSDVDVLKIGHHGSKTSTSEALLKITKPEEAIIQVGKNSYGHPTPLVLDRLNKFGVKVFRNDQLGDVVYR, encoded by the coding sequence ATGATCCACTTAACTAAAAGTTTTGTTTTAGGCATATTAATTTTTCTTACAGTTTTAATTTTTTGGTTTGTTTTGGAAAAAGAAAATCAAAAAGCTCAAGTTATTTTTTTAGATGTGGGCCAGGGCGATAGCCAGTTAATAGTTTTACCAAGTGATATTCAAATTTTAATAGATGGCGGGCCGTCGGCCGGTGTTTCGGCCAAGATTTCGCGCTATATGCCTTTTTACGACAAAGACATAGAACTTGTTATTTTGTCCCACCCCCACGCCGATCACTTGCGTGGTTTAGTATCTATTTTAAAAGATTATAATGTTAAAAATTTTATGTTGGCGGGCGCTAATTATGAAAGTAAGGTTTACGCTGATTTTTTGGCAGTCTTAAAACTGGAAGGTTCTAAAATATATTTAGCCCAAGCTGGCGATACAGTAAGCTTTGTCCAACACCAGGTGTTGGACAAAAATGTGCAAAATCTGATTTTGCACATTTTGGCGCCGGTCAAAGAGACTCTCGGTGTAAATTTTAAAGGCATACATGAATCTATGATTGTTAGTGAATTAAACTTGGGCCACAAAAAGTTTTTGTTAACAGGCGATATGGATGAAGTTTTAGAAAAAGAATTAATCAAGTCAAATATAGTTTCAGATGTAGACGTCCTAAAGATAGGGCATCATGGTTCTAAAACTTCTACATCGGAAGCTTTATTAAAAATTACCAAACCCGAAGAAGCTATTATACAAGTTGGTAAAAATTCGTATGGTCACCCCACGCCGTTAGTGTTGGATAGGTTAAATAAGTTTGGAGTTAAAGTTTTTAGGAACGACCAATTGGGTGATGTGGTGTATCGTTAA
- a CDS encoding ComEC/Rec2 family competence protein: MKSSRALIGMCFGFLMGVLFQSIVGFSFWLFFILILIAVIFSIFEIWGGSGRSFLFFILLLSCALGFFRAGTYHEDFSKEEKTFWHTSREYLVKRTKSILPQNEASLFNAMVFGYEKDVAQKIKEDFNITGTRHVLAISGMNISIIALMLMSFGLWLGLWRKQAFYVAVIAVIMFIFLVGAPASAVRAGIMGILLLWAKNKGRLVQAWRPIMLAAFFMVALNPKLLVFSIGFQLSFLAVIGIIYFKNFWARVLFWVPTKPARELVVLSMAAQTTTWPIILYNFGTLSVISPIANIFVVPLLNPIMFLGLGFVTVFWSSYLAQIFLWPVWLILKVNIKIVEFFASFSWASVNMGKSGLAILIFYPFLYLFWKYLENHGYNDPLN; the protein is encoded by the coding sequence ATGAAATCATCAAGGGCATTAATTGGAATGTGTTTTGGGTTTTTAATGGGCGTGCTATTTCAATCAATTGTCGGTTTTTCTTTTTGGCTCTTTTTTATTTTAATTTTAATAGCTGTAATTTTTTCTATTTTTGAAATTTGGGGCGGGTCCGGTAGATCGTTTTTATTTTTCATTCTTTTACTTTCTTGCGCTCTGGGTTTTTTTCGGGCAGGGACTTACCATGAGGATTTTTCCAAAGAAGAAAAAACTTTTTGGCACACCTCGCGTGAATATTTAGTCAAACGCACCAAATCTATTTTGCCCCAAAACGAAGCCTCACTTTTTAACGCTATGGTTTTTGGCTACGAAAAAGATGTGGCTCAAAAAATTAAAGAAGACTTTAACATAACCGGTACGCGGCATGTTTTAGCGATTTCCGGAATGAATATTTCTATAATTGCCTTAATGCTAATGAGTTTTGGGCTTTGGTTAGGTTTGTGGCGCAAGCAAGCTTTTTATGTGGCAGTTATTGCCGTAATTATGTTTATATTTTTAGTGGGTGCGCCAGCTTCGGCAGTGCGGGCGGGTATTATGGGTATACTTTTACTTTGGGCCAAAAATAAGGGCAGGTTGGTGCAGGCTTGGCGGCCCATAATGTTGGCCGCATTTTTTATGGTGGCGTTAAACCCCAAGCTTTTAGTTTTTAGTATTGGGTTTCAGCTTTCTTTTTTGGCGGTTATTGGCATAATTTATTTTAAAAATTTTTGGGCAAGGGTTTTATTTTGGGTCCCCACAAAACCAGCGCGCGAACTTGTTGTGCTTTCTATGGCAGCGCAAACAACCACTTGGCCTATTATTTTATATAACTTTGGTACACTTTCGGTTATAAGCCCCATAGCCAATATTTTTGTGGTGCCCCTGCTTAACCCTATAATGTTTTTAGGTTTAGGATTTGTAACAGTTTTTTGGTCTAGCTATTTAGCGCAAATATTTTTATGGCCGGTTTGGCTTATTTTAAAAGTAAATATAAAGATTGTAGAATTTTTTGCTTCGTTTTCTTGGGCGAGTGTTAATATGGGAAAATCGGGCTTAGCCATTTTAATTTTTTATCCCTTTCTTTATTTGTTTTGGAAGTATTTAGAAAATCACGGCTATAATGATCCACTTAACTAA
- a CDS encoding elongation factor P, whose product MNDLRPGVLIDLEGEPYQVLESNFNKVAQRRPVMQTKIRNVITGKVRAETFQQSDSIKEAEIERLKSKFTYRTKNEFFFQTEDAGKMGFTEEILGDKINYLKKDTPVDIFVFKGKPISLELPIKVILEVKDAPPATRGDTVQGALKDAVLETGAEIKVPLFIEAGEKIEVDTRTGTYVRRAQEA is encoded by the coding sequence ATGAATGATCTAAGGCCCGGTGTTTTGATAGATTTGGAGGGCGAACCCTACCAAGTTTTGGAGTCTAACTTTAATAAAGTAGCTCAACGTAGGCCAGTTATGCAAACCAAAATCCGTAATGTAATTACGGGCAAGGTTCGCGCCGAAACTTTCCAACAGTCCGACAGTATCAAAGAAGCCGAAATTGAGCGCTTAAAATCTAAATTTACTTACCGCACCAAAAATGAATTCTTTTTTCAAACCGAGGACGCAGGAAAAATGGGATTCACCGAAGAAATTTTAGGCGACAAAATAAATTACTTAAAAAAAGATACGCCGGTGGATATTTTTGTATTTAAAGGTAAGCCAATTTCTTTGGAACTACCCATTAAAGTTATTTTAGAAGTTAAAGATGCTCCGCCAGCCACCCGAGGCGACACGGTGCAAGGCGCGCTAAAAGACGCCGTTTTAGAAACCGGCGCCGAAATAAAAGTTCCGTTGTTTATTGAAGCTGGAGAAAAAATAGAGGTAGATACTAGAACCGGCACTTACGTTCGTCGAGCCCAAGAAGCGTAG
- a CDS encoding cob(I)yrinic acid a,c-diamide adenosyltransferase produces MLIVVTGNGKGKTTSALGQALRVVGEGGRAIMYQFIKGPWVSGEDKLSTTFNIPPSTFQIIKGGKGFVGILGDPYPRSVHIKAAEETWAIAKKAIESKKYQLVVLDEINVAIKLSLLKISPVFSFLKKYRGIVNIMVTGRDAHAKLIDLADLVSEVKEIKHPFNKGVSARKGMEY; encoded by the coding sequence ATGCTAATTGTTGTAACAGGAAACGGTAAGGGTAAGACTACTAGCGCTCTCGGACAGGCTTTGCGTGTGGTGGGCGAGGGTGGCCGAGCCATAATGTATCAGTTTATAAAAGGACCTTGGGTTTCTGGAGAAGATAAATTATCAACCACCTTCAATATTCCACCTTCTACTTTCCAGATTATAAAAGGCGGAAAAGGTTTTGTTGGAATTTTAGGCGACCCTTATCCGCGCTCGGTACACATTAAGGCTGCCGAAGAAACTTGGGCTATAGCCAAAAAAGCTATAGAATCTAAAAAATATCAGTTGGTGGTTTTAGACGAAATTAACGTAGCTATAAAATTAAGCTTGCTAAAAATAAGCCCGGTGTTTTCTTTTTTGAAAAAATACCGTGGAATTGTTAATATTATGGTTACAGGGCGCGATGCTCACGCTAAGCTTATAGATTTAGCAGACTTGGTTTCGGAAGTTAAAGAAATAAAACATCCTTTTAATAAGGGGGTTTCAGCTCGAAAAGGTATGGAATACTAA
- a CDS encoding vitamin B12-dependent ribonucleotide reductase — MRNSAVANRVNHVKRDSLVNRIKGDSKISLVKRYFTKPSVHPYDEFKWEKRDIKISGPQGTLVDAKNLEFPKFWSHNAASIAGSKYFRGSGDKRETSVKQMINRVVKNITAWGEKSGYFNTKNEAKTFENELTHLLVYQKAAFNSPVWFNVGIKEKPQCSACFILSVDDNMESIMDWISTEARIFKGGSGAGINLSALRSSREPLSHGGFSSGPVSFMRGADSVAGMIKSGGATRRAAKMVLLNIDHPDVMEFIRCKAEEEKKVRAFITTGYNMQNLNEPAWASIQYQNANNSVRLSDEFLKAVEEDKEWQTKFIKTGKVADTYQARELMHEISQAAWECADPGVHYKTTIDRWHTSSNTGPINGCNPCSEYMHLDNSACNLSSINLIHFLDKDGMFKVKDFVQAVDIMILAQEIIVGHSSYPTPKIEQVAHDFRELGLGFTNLGGLLMAKALAYDSDAARAWAGAITALMSGEAYKLSAVIASKIGAHNGYEVNKEPQLKVIGMHRDKVKEISVKALDDKKLLKSAGETWVEAYNLAKKYGVRNSQVTVIAPTGTIALMMDCACTGVEPLFAPLVYKQLVGGGYMKFVADTIPFALKKLGYSLNQSKEIMKYIEDRGVVEGAPSFKEEHLAIFDCAVRPQAGTRSIHWQGHVKMVAAVQPFISGAISKTFNMSEETTVEEIQDAYMMGWKLGLKAFAVYRDGCKAAQPLSTKKTKSLPAGGETKAQLTLNIAPQQRKLPSIRSSETHKFTIAGHQGFLTHSIYDDSTLAEIFIRIAKQGSTLAGLLDTFAISVSMALQHGVPLKKLCHQFIHGRYEPMGFTENQNIPVASSITDYIFKYLALRFLPADDLAEFGLDSTNRIETHLPKIGTPTEGNSLIMESLASKETVVVEVPRHGSGQAKLASEPIAVKKSVGVIYAGTVCKLCGGMMIRTGTCLTCRQCGEANGGCS, encoded by the coding sequence ATGAGAAATTCTGCTGTGGCCAATCGCGTCAATCACGTCAAACGTGATTCACTAGTTAATCGTATTAAGGGTGATTCCAAAATATCTTTGGTTAAACGATATTTTACTAAACCCAGTGTTCATCCCTACGATGAATTTAAGTGGGAGAAGCGGGATATAAAAATATCTGGCCCGCAGGGCACATTGGTGGATGCCAAAAATTTAGAGTTTCCCAAATTTTGGTCGCATAACGCGGCTAGCATTGCTGGTTCTAAATATTTTCGCGGTTCGGGCGACAAACGTGAAACTTCGGTTAAGCAAATGATAAACCGCGTGGTAAAAAATATTACCGCATGGGGAGAAAAGTCCGGCTATTTTAATACCAAAAACGAAGCTAAAACTTTTGAAAATGAATTAACTCATTTATTGGTTTACCAAAAAGCGGCTTTTAATAGCCCAGTTTGGTTTAACGTCGGCATAAAAGAAAAACCGCAATGTTCGGCCTGCTTTATTTTAAGCGTAGATGACAATATGGAATCCATTATGGATTGGATTTCCACCGAAGCCAGAATTTTTAAAGGCGGATCGGGGGCGGGCATAAATTTATCAGCATTAAGATCTTCCCGAGAACCATTGTCTCATGGCGGTTTTTCTTCGGGACCGGTTTCGTTTATGCGCGGAGCAGATTCGGTGGCTGGTATGATTAAATCGGGCGGAGCTACCAGGCGCGCCGCCAAAATGGTTTTGTTAAATATAGATCACCCCGATGTAATGGAATTTATCCGTTGTAAAGCCGAGGAAGAAAAAAAAGTTCGGGCGTTTATTACTACCGGTTATAATATGCAGAACTTAAACGAGCCAGCTTGGGCGTCTATTCAATATCAAAATGCTAACAACTCTGTTCGGCTTTCTGACGAATTTTTAAAAGCAGTAGAGGAAGATAAAGAATGGCAGACTAAATTTATTAAAACAGGAAAAGTGGCCGATACCTACCAAGCCCGCGAACTTATGCATGAAATATCGCAAGCCGCTTGGGAATGTGCCGATCCCGGTGTGCATTACAAAACCACCATAGACAGGTGGCATACATCTTCTAACACGGGGCCGATCAATGGCTGCAATCCTTGCAGTGAGTATATGCACCTAGATAATTCGGCCTGTAATTTGTCGTCTATAAATTTAATTCATTTTTTGGATAAAGATGGAATGTTTAAAGTGAAGGATTTTGTTCAGGCGGTGGATATTATGATTTTGGCTCAAGAAATTATTGTGGGGCATTCTTCGTATCCCACACCTAAAATTGAACAAGTCGCCCACGATTTTAGAGAGTTGGGTTTAGGTTTTACAAACTTGGGCGGACTCTTAATGGCTAAAGCTTTGGCTTACGATTCCGATGCGGCTCGCGCTTGGGCGGGTGCCATCACCGCGCTTATGAGCGGTGAAGCTTACAAGCTATCTGCGGTTATAGCTTCAAAAATAGGCGCGCATAATGGCTATGAGGTAAACAAAGAACCGCAGTTAAAAGTTATCGGTATGCATCGCGATAAAGTAAAAGAAATAAGTGTAAAAGCGCTTGATGATAAAAAACTTTTAAAATCTGCGGGCGAGACTTGGGTTGAGGCCTACAATTTAGCCAAAAAATACGGCGTTAGAAATTCTCAAGTTACAGTTATTGCGCCCACCGGCACGATTGCTTTAATGATGGATTGCGCTTGCACGGGTGTGGAGCCTCTGTTTGCGCCTTTGGTTTATAAACAGCTGGTGGGCGGCGGTTATATGAAATTTGTGGCCGATACCATTCCTTTCGCCTTAAAAAAACTTGGCTATTCTTTAAATCAAAGTAAAGAAATAATGAAATATATAGAAGATAGGGGCGTGGTGGAAGGCGCGCCAAGTTTTAAAGAAGAACATTTAGCTATTTTTGATTGCGCGGTTAGGCCACAAGCCGGTACCAGATCCATCCATTGGCAGGGTCACGTTAAAATGGTAGCGGCGGTTCAGCCATTTATTTCTGGCGCAATTTCTAAAACTTTCAATATGTCTGAAGAAACTACCGTAGAAGAAATTCAAGACGCCTATATGATGGGTTGGAAACTGGGCTTAAAAGCTTTTGCAGTGTATCGCGATGGTTGCAAAGCCGCGCAACCTTTATCTACCAAAAAAACAAAAAGTCTGCCAGCTGGCGGAGAAACCAAAGCCCAATTAACTTTAAATATTGCGCCCCAACAGCGGAAGCTGCCATCCATTCGCAGTTCGGAAACGCATAAATTTACTATCGCGGGGCATCAAGGTTTTTTAACGCACAGTATTTACGATGACAGTACTTTAGCCGAAATATTTATTCGTATTGCCAAGCAAGGTTCAACCTTGGCCGGTTTATTAGATACATTTGCCATTTCTGTTTCTATGGCCTTGCAACACGGCGTGCCCTTAAAAAAATTGTGTCATCAGTTTATACACGGGCGTTACGAACCGATGGGTTTTACCGAAAACCAAAATATTCCAGTAGCTAGTTCCATCACCGATTATATTTTTAAATATTTGGCTTTGAGATTTTTACCGGCCGATGATTTAGCTGAATTTGGTTTGGATTCGACCAATAGAATAGAAACTCATTTACCGAAAATCGGAACACCCACAGAAGGGAACAGTTTAATTATGGAAAGTTTAGCTAGTAAAGAAACGGTGGTGGTGGAGGTCCCTCGACATGGCTCGGGGCAAGCAAAACTAGCAAGCGAACCTATAGCCGTAAAAAAATCGGTTGGTGTAATTTATGCCGGTACAGTTTGCAAGCTTTGTGGCGGCATGATGATTCGCACGGGCACTTGTTTAACCTGCCGGCAGTGCGGGGAGGCCAATGGGGGGTGCTCTTAG